The genome window TCAGCAGGTACACGATCTCCTGCCACGTCGACGCGCCGTCGATCCGCCCGGCTTCGAGGATGTCCTTCGGGATCTCGTTGAAGTACGTGAAGGTCATCCACACCGCGATCGGCAGGTTGATCAGCGTGTAGACGATCACGAGGCCCGACACGGTATCGAGCAGCCCCGCGTTCTTCCACAGCAGGTAGATCGGCACCAGCACGCCGACCGACGGCATCATCTTGGTCGACAGCATCCACAGCAGCACCTTCTGCGTGCGGTGGTTCGGGAAGAACGCCATCGCATACGCGGCCGGCACCGCGAACAGCAGCGAGATCACCGTGACGCCCGCCGAGATCAGCACCGAATTCCACGCGAACGCGAAGTAGTTGCTGCGCGCGAACACCTCGCGGAAGCTGTCGAGCGTCGGGATGAAGAACAGCGTCGACGCATACGCCTGCTGCTCGGTCTTGAACGCGGTGATCGCCATCCAGAAGATCGGGAAGAACAGCAGCAGCGCGATCAGCCACGCGAGCGTGCCGGGCAGCGCGCGCCGCACGAGGTCGAACACGGCCGGCACGCGCCGGCCCTCGAAGGTCAGGTCGCTCATTTGTCGTACTCTCCCTTCAGGTTGCGCGCGAGCATCCGCACGAGGAAGAACGACACGACGTTCGCGACCACCACGGCGATGATGCCGCC of Burkholderia sp. HI2500 contains these proteins:
- a CDS encoding carbohydrate ABC transporter permease — its product is MSDLTFEGRRVPAVFDLVRRALPGTLAWLIALLLFFPIFWMAITAFKTEQQAYASTLFFIPTLDSFREVFARSNYFAFAWNSVLISAGVTVISLLFAVPAAYAMAFFPNHRTQKVLLWMLSTKMMPSVGVLVPIYLLWKNAGLLDTVSGLVIVYTLINLPIAVWMTFTYFNEIPKDILEAGRIDGASTWQEIVYLLMPMALPGLASTALLLVILSWNEAFWSINLSSSNAAPLTVFIASYSSPEGLFWAKLSAASLLAVAPILIVGWLSQKQLVRGLTFGAVK